The Chamaesiphon minutus PCC 6605 DNA window TTCCGTCTCACTCATATTGAATATTCCCTGCTGAGAAAGATTGACCGCCGCCACGATCGGTTGTCCCTCCTTCAATACAACCCGAAAGAATCGCTGCACCGGATCTGGCAAGCCTTCAAGCTCCTTTGCATCATAGGTTTTGGGATTAATAGTTTGCTTCCCATTTGTTAACCGATCGCGCAATCGGTCGGTCTCTAACTGCCACTGATACTTACCATAAAGACTTGCTATTCCAAACAAAACAATGACTGATACGGTAATAATTACGATCGATTTTATCCACATAATACTGACCTAGTGTTGTTGATTTAGGATTTGATAGAGTGTGACGATCGAAGAATTTATCGATCGCTGTAAAAATACATCAAAGATTTTTATATTTCACGATTTTATGCTTACATAGGCTTTGAAGGTTAGAAAAATCCCGACTGCCAGAAGAATGAGTTCCAGCACTAGCAGGGCAGTAGTGTTTTGGGCACCCTGCTGGTAGAGCTTTGTCGCAAACATCCGAAACAGTCCACCGAAAATGGCAAACCAACCGATCAGCGTTACCAGCACTGTCCAGTCGCCCATCCAACGATTGTGAGCGCGGACGATCGCCAGACCAGCAACAAAGAGCAAAGTGCCTGAAAGGTAAACTACGGGGGCAATTTGGGTGTCATAGAGATGAGGCTGGATAAATGCGGATTCGGATATGGTCATTGCAATTAGAGTGGGGCCGACTAATCCGGCGATATGTTTTGAGTTTGTCACTTTAACTCCTTTTTTCGATGATTCCTAATTTAGAAGGGAAGTCTGAGTCGTCTAAGCATATTAGTTATGAAAGTTAGCAACAATAATGTGAAAATAACTATTACAAAAGACAGTGCGGTAAATTTAAAACTAAATCCTTTTTGAGTATTTTCCCAACGCATAAGCAAGAAAAAATTACTGTCAATCGCAAACGAAGGGGCTTCTAATATTTTCAATATTGGTAATAGCAAAAAGCCAAAGATTGACATCAACACAAAAGTCGTCAAAACAATATTTAGCAAAGCTTTTCTACCCGAACTAGATCTACTTTTATCACTGCTAGTAAAAGGAAGTTCTTGGCGAGTCACATTCAGAGGGGCATAAATTGCGATGCTTTCTTCCCGATCTTCAACTTCAATTGATTTTGGGCAACGTAGTAATTGTACTGAGATCCAGATATCGCCAATTGCACCGCTTGTATTGAATGCAATTACCCAAATTAACCAAGGTGCTTGGGGGAAAATTGTCAGCATTAGCAAAGATACAATATCAATGACTAATAACGGGGCTAAAATAATGACAATAAAAGCATTACGGCGAAAAATGTCACCAGGCGAAGTGGCATAAGCAAGGGGTAAGAAATATTTAACTTTTAATCCATAACGTGGGGAACCACCAAAGGTCGCAAACGCAATTCCATGCACTAATTCATGAATAATTGTGGTGGCAAAAGTAATAGCAATCAAAACCACTAAACCAATAATTCCTTGCCAAATTCCACCTTCAGCACTTTTGATACTGAAAGACACTGTTTGGTGATGAATGATGGCGTAATACCAACTGGCACCAGAGGCTGTCAGTATGAACAGGAATAAACTTAAAGTAGTCCAAATTAGTAATACTTCTGGAGTTAAACGAAATACATAAAGTGCCTCAGTACGAGTTGTTCTATTCATGATTTACACTCTCGTTGTAATTGTTCTGATATCGATTGAAAATTTTTGAGGATCGTGAATTTTCTAAGATAGGGTTTCTAATATGATTTTCGGCTCTTTCTTTGATGCCCAACATACATTTTCTCATCATAATAATGTCTCCAACATCATAGAGAATGTAATAAATAATCCAGGGAAAGCTAAAATCATATTTTGTTCTTAATCTAGTACTGGGCGGCATAAATAACCCTAGTATCATGAGCGGCTTGTTTTATCCGATCTCCTACTTTAAGAATGGTTGGGTTATTTATGCCGTGGACTACTAGTTATTAGCCTAGTATTACCAGCTCCGGTTTGCTGTAAGAACCAACCCCATGTTCCATTTCCTTTTCTATCCCACCATAAGATATACTCCGGTTCTCGATAATCTTTCACCCACATTCCGTTCTTTTGGTTAGGAGTAAATGGAATAAAGTAATCTTGTTCGATTCTTTGATATTTTGGGATGATGTCTCTCGAACTCGGCACGTTGGCATTGTCGATGAGATCGATACTATAAAAGCCTGCCCTTCCAGAACCAATTTGAATTATCCATTTCCATACTTCAGTTGGTGGAGCTTCGTTGGCGGAGCCTCTCAGAATGAGAATCGATACCGCTCTGGTAGCAACGAAATTAGGCTTTTGAACGATATCATCACCAGACATCGCGCAGTTGACTTCATCATCTGTCGCGCCCCAGCGAAGTTGCCAGGGGCGCAAGATTTTAAGATAGAAGAGCAGGATAAAAATTACGAAAATAGTGACAAGAGTGAATAATTGCATTTAATTAAAACTCTGTTGATGATAGATGACTGCATGTATGGTGTGAGAGATCGCAAAAATAACCGCTGGCACAATATAAAAAATTGGCCGATAGTGTAAACGTTTTGTGAAGTAGAATTTTTCACCGAGCAAGCCTAGCCCGATCGTCCAAAATACATTTGTGTAAGCTGAAGCTGCAAAACCGAGCGTGCTGGTACTCCAATCACTGCTGGGGAAAAAATTCTGAGTCCCGTAGGACAGATAGTAAAGTATTACCCCCGCCAAATACAAAGCTAACCCTCGTTTTTGAGTTGTGGTGGATATGCCAATCGAAAAAAATGCGGGCATCGCAAATACAAAAGTTCGCCCAATGCTTTCGATATTTACTAATACATCTGGGATACCTTCATTGAATTGGGCAGGTGTCAAGGTATTTGGGAGAAATGTCATCAGGCTTAGACTAAAGAGCAGGGGTGGAAATGTCAGCCAAACACCATTTTTAATGATGTCGGTTGTAGTAATTTTCATCATTATTTCTCTACATACTCACTGGATTCAAAATCTTGTTCACGATTCTCTTTCAGAGAGGCTACGCCAACGTATCGACGAACTTTTCTGTCTCATTCATCCAGGGATTATGACCTGAATTTTCAAACCAAATTAATTCTTTGCGCGGTGCAGTCAAGAGATTGAAATACTCCTCGGTCAGCTTCGGCGGTGCGTTTACATCGTAGCGACCAATCAGAAAGTAGACGGGTACTTCGAGGCGTTTCGCTTGTTTGCGAAAGTCTACATCCCATAGTTGCGGGTAGACCACGCCGAACGTGTCCAGCAGCCCTCGGACGAAATTTAGCTTGTCATACAGTCCGTACTCGGAACCAGCAAGGTCTTGGAAAGTATTGAACCCCGAATTTGCGATCGCTGGATTCTTATTCATATAATCGAATGTCTCTGAAAGGTAAGCCGCACTCTTCCACAAGACATCCTTACCGTAATAAGGTGGTGGGCCTTGTTGTTTGAGTTTTTCCACTTGTTTCGTGTCGCCTCGTTCCTGTGCCAAACGCAGCGCAAAATCATAGCAAATCCGATCGTTTTCCAGAAACGCGACCATTTGCCCCGTGCCGATAAACGCCTGAAATAATTCTGGGTAACGTTGCACCACCATGATGCCAAGGGCACTCCCCCACGACTCCCCCAATACATAGACCTTTTCTTTACCAAAACGTTGTCGTAGGTTCAAAACCAATTCGTGGGCATCGGTGATGTATCGATCGGGTGTCAACTTAGAACGATCGATCGCATCGAAGGATTTCCCCGCGCCTGGTTGATCCCAATTGACAACGACAAAGCGATCTTCCAGCCTCGTGAGTGCCCGTCGCGCAGTTACGAGTTGGGTTCCACCAGGGCCAACAGCGAGAAAGAGGAGTACGGGATTGCGCGAATCTTTACCACGAATCGTCATCCATTCTTCAGCACCACCGAGCTTGACCTTTTCCATGACCGCAATGCTATTTGGGATAGCCTGACCTTTGGCATCGAGAATGGGTGGTGTGGATGCGAATATTTGTGAGGCGAAAATAGCCAGGAGGGTAATCGCCACAAAGCCTGCAACCTCAATCAGAACAATAGGTACTGTAAAGCCAAACCGAGAAATCGTCACCAGCCAAGCGATCTCTGCCATTGCGAATAGAATTTGAATCGATGGGGGAACAGTGGTGGTACTGGGTAATAGCAAGACTGGAAAAATTACTAGCGCGATGGCGATGGCGACTAGAATTCTCAGCAAGATGAGGGCGATCGTCTTTACTCGTGGTTGTTGCTTGTGATTCTGGCGATGGCTAAGATTATTCACGATGCGTCTCCTTTAATTCGGTGCGATCGTTCGCTGTTTGACCTGACCCAGCCCCTTTCCTGATTTCTGGACTTTGGGAGAACCGATATACTCGACCGATCCGACTCCTGACACCGATACGTCCAACCGATCGCTCACATTTAGCACAGCACTACCCACGCCTTCGCTGTACACAATTGCTTGCTTTGTTTTAAAGCGTTCACCTTGGTAGCCGCCAACTCCTTCAAGGTTAAGATCGAGCGAATCAGCCGCACCTTCGATTGTCATACCGCCCACGCCAGTCAGCGCGATCGTCATGTGTTTGGCTTGGATATTCTTTGCTTCAATATGGCCAACTCCGGTCATCTTAAAACCCTCTAAACTTTTGACTTCTATAACAAACTCAATGGGCTTCGTTGGGTTGATGTCGGTATTATTTACCGTGCCGATTACCTCCGGTAGGCTTCGCCAACGACAGGATACGGTCAGTCACACGACTCTCCAGCAGCGGCAGCAGATTATCTTCAGCGTTAATGGTGAGGGACTCTTTTCCAGTCTGCTGCACCGTGACTTTGCCCTCGGAGTTAAAGGCGATCGATGAAAATCCACTCACCGATCGGGACTCGGTTTTAATAATGCCTGACCCCCGAACGCCACTGCCACCCAGATTGAAAACACAACCTGTGAATAAGGCCAATAAGACCGCGATCAAACCATATAACAGCGATTTGCGGTGGGATAAACGTCGCAAAGGGAAGAATACTTTACTCATGGAATGACCTCTATTACGATTCTCCAGAGGATGGCAATGGGGACAAACTAACTGTCCCGCAAAGGTGTTTTTGGAGTGGTGGGAAATTTTATGTTCGTCGCGTCGATTCATGATTGTGCTCCTATAGGTTGCTGTGGCGATCGCGGCTCAATGGGGAATGCCAACCAACACCACAAGTACAGAAAAATAAATCCAGGGGTGACGATCGCTAACACAACTGCGACAATCCGTATCAATGGTAGGGACTGATGCCAGCGTTGAGCGAGGGCTGAACATACGCCTGCAATGACTTTGTGGCGACGACTTCGGTAAAAAGTAGCCGGAGGTTGCTCTGAAATGCCTGCTGAGGTTCGCGATCTCTGATGGTTTAAAATCCAGGAAAGCAGCAGCCCAATCGCCCCTACAACCGCCGATGGAATAGCAAAAATCGCCAGCCAGTGCGACATTACCAACCCAGAAATAGCGTCTCCTAGCCAAACCGGATCGGGACAACGAAAGCGGACAGCTTCCGCCGAACAACCGAATTGTTTAGCCAAACCAAATGCGCCCCAAGTCACGAGCAACGGCGAAATTCCATAGAAGACGCAAACACTCAGCAAAAACCAGTGCCAGCGGGTCGAAAGTCGTCGGAAAAATGCGATTGCGGCGATCGCAGGGCCAACTAATAAAAATACATAAATCAACGACATGTAAAGCATGAGTTTTCCTGAATTAAGGTTCTCGATTTAGTTGCTCAACCGTTCATTAATTTAACGATCTGCGATTGTTTGCCACTCTTGAATCGCGATCGATGGGATTTGTAACTCAATGGCTCCGCCAGTGAGCATCGGTAAAGTTAGCTCCAGCGGAATTTCAGATTGCAACTGTGGTAGCACAGGCTGAATGTCATATTCACCAACGTTTGCTAAAGCGGTTGCGCCCTGAGAAATTTCGTTAGTAACATCTTTTGCGGTCAAAGTTTGCCCCATTGATGTAGTCAGGGTTAGAGGTTGAGTGTGGTCTAATTCCACCGCACCCAGAAAGCCCACCAGTCGCAGGGAAACCATCTCACTACCGTCGGGACGGACACGCTTGAAGGCGACTACCTGCCAAGACTTTCCGGTGCGATCGCGCAGGTTTTGGCGGGACTGGTAGAGCATCTGTCCTGGAGCTTCTTCAATTTGGGTTACAGTAGCAAAGGCGGTTAGGGGACTGAAAATCACCAACAAAAGGCAGATTGAGGCGGCTAGTAGCCAGCGAATCGGACGAATTTTAGACGTGTTCGAGTAGATAAAATTCATTATAAAATTTCTCATTAAAGTTAATTTTTTTGACAGTAAATCTAGTAGTTACCTTATTGTTTAACAACTAATTCCCCCTAGCTTTCCAGCCTAGAAAGCTAGGGGGAAACCCTTGCACGTTATCGTAGTTAAATAGATGCAGCGTCATCACTCCCATGCCCGATCGATAGCCGGAAGAACAGTACAGAACTACGGAGCGATCGGTTGGAATTTTACTTAAATTTCGAGCCAAAGTTTGGAGTGGAATATTTATTGCATTAGGGATATGCCCAGCTCGATACTCAGAGGCTTCTCGCACATCCACTAATAAGGTTTGAGAGTTATCTAACTGGCTTTTGAGCTTTTCGACACTGGCGATCGTGTAATAGCCTGCTGGCATCGACATCAGAAATCGTTCGCGAAGCGTAGGCTCTGCCTAATCGACTTGCAATTCCAGATTGAGTGGTTTAGGTGAATTTGATATCTTTGATTGAGATATCGATGTGGTTTCTGTGAGAGTTGCCGCTAAAATTGAATTTTGGCTAGGATCGATCGATCCACAAAACCACAGCGCGAATCCTAGTAATATAGTCTGAATTAGTTTTTTGATTATCATATAATTATGGCGTTGAATATATAGCCAATGCTGATAATGCCCATAGTCATTAACCCAATGAATGTGGCTAATAGTTGAGGACGTAGTACCTTTTTGAGAATTACCATTTCCGGCAGCGATAGTGCTGTTACTGCCATTGTGAAAGCTAAAACTGTACCCATCGGCATTCCTTTATTTACTAAAGCTTCGGTAATTGGCATGACTCCCGCAATGTTTGCATAAAGCGGTACGCCTAAAATTACCGCAATTGGTACTGCAAATGGATTATTTGCACCTGCATATTTAATGATAAAATCTGTCGGCACATAGCCATGAATTCCGGCTCCGATTGCGATTCCACCCACCACATATAGCCATACAGATCGGACAATTTCACTCGATTGATATCTTCCTTGCTCGAATCTTTGTTTCCAAGTTAGGGATACTGGTTTTAAATTATCCTCGTCGTCTGGAGTCATTAATTGGCGAGATTTTTGCAGTTCCCATACAAACGGTTCTACCCATTTCTCTAATTTTAGTAGCCCGATAATGTATCCTGCCGCGATCGCTAAACCCACACCAAAGCCGATATAGATCAGCGTTACTTTTAACCCAAATAGTCCCCACAATAGAATTACGGCAACCTCGTTTACCATTGGGGCTGACATTAGATAAGAAAAGGTCACACCTAAAGGAACACCTGCTTCCAAAAAGCCGATAAATAAAGGCACCGCAGAGCAAGAACAAAAAGGTGTGACAATTCCGACCATTGCCGCCAAAACATTTCCTATAAAAGTGCGTTTTCCTTCTAGCAATGAGCGAACGCGCTCTGGTTCTAAAAAGCTCTGAAATGTTCCAACCAAAAAGCTAATGACAATTAGTAATGTCAAAACTTTTGGCACATCGTAAAGAAAGAAGTGCAGACTCGATCCTAAATGCGATCCAAGTGGCAATCCAAAGAGTTGAGTAACAATCTGAGTTGCCAGCCAATCGAACGGATAAAATGGATCGAACATCAATTTATCTCCCTTAAGTCTGCAATAGGGGTTGGATTTGTTCTGGACTGATGACTTGACCTTTGCTAACGACTTTGCCATTAATTATTAGTGCGGGTGTAGACATCACACCACGCATGGCAATTTCAACAGGGTCGGTAATATGTAAAACTTCGGCTGTTAAATTGAGATTTGCTACAGCTTCTTTCGCGTTTGCCTCTAAATGCTGGCACTTTTTGCAGCCTGTCCCAAGAATTTCAATTTTGATTGTGTTCACGATCTATCTCCTGTTTTAAATTTAGTAATACGAGATTTATTAGTACATTATTTTAGAGTCTAGAGCAATAAGTTGAGGAACTTGTGAGGATTATTAAACATGGCTCTCTGGCTCTGTACAACATGGATGATTGGGATAAACTACTTCAATTTGCCGCTTTAAGTGGTCAATCAAAATGAAAATAAATCACTATTGTCAGCCTGAACACAGTAACTATAGAGTAGGTGTTAATAAACTATATTAATCTACTAAATATTTCGGCTTTTAGTTTGCTTTAATAATTCAAACCAGAGTAAGCTAATTAATCCACTACCTAAACAAATAGCTAGATCGATCGGGTGTAAAAAGGAAAAGCTAAACAATTCCCGCAAGAACGGAATATACAGGACGATCGCCATAAAAAACACTCCGCCACCAATTACCCACCACAGAGCCGGATTCGGTGACTTGAGTATTTTCAGACTCAGGCGAGAGGTCGAACTTTCGCTCAAAATTAGTCCTAAATTTGCTATAATCAACGTTGTAAATGTCAATGCACGGATATCTAATTCACCTTGCTGGCGGTAGGTAGCAATTGCAAACACTGTCAGAATAATTACTAAGATTCCGCCCCCTTGCAGTAGTGCTAAACCCAAAGTTTTCTTGCCGAATAATGGTTCTTTGGGATTGCGAGGTGGACGCTTCATTACATTTGCTTCAGCAGGTTCGGCTTCCAGGACAATCGAACAAGCCGGATCGATAATTAAATGTAAAAAGGCAACGTGAATCGGTAGTAATACTAATGGCAGTTTAAACAATACGGGAATCAAAGACATCCCCGCGATCGGAATATGAATCGCGATCAGATATGACATTGCCTTGCGGAGGTTATCAAAAATTCGCCGTCCTAATTTCACCGCTTGGACGATCGATGAAAAATCATCATCCAACAACACCAACGCCGCCGATTCACGCGCAACATCTGTCCCGTGTTGCCCCATTGCAATGCCGATTTGAGCGGCTTTAAGTGCAGGGGCATCATTGACACCATCGCCAGTCATGGCAACGACTTCACCCTTATCTTTGAGGGCATTCACGATGCGTAATTTTTGTTCGGGAACGGCGCGGGCAAAGATACTGGTATTTTCAATCCGCTGCTGAAGTTCGGTGTCGCTCATGCGATCCAATTCCGCGCCAGTTATCGTGTCTCCTGTCTGCAATAAGCCCACCTGACGAGCGATCGATTGAGCCGTTTCTGAATAGTCACCTGTAATCATCACCACGCGAATTCCAGCGTTATGACATTCTTGAATCGCCGCTGCTACAGTTGGGCGGACTGGATCTGAGAGTCCGACTAAGCCGAGAAACTGAAACGGGAAATCGTGTTGTTTATTGGGTAAATGTTCGGGCGTAAGTATCGGATGCGGTGGCAAAAATGGCGGTGGTGCATCTAAAAGAGACGCTTTGGCAACACCCAATACTCGCAATCCTTGAGCCGCCATTTCACTGACTTGGGTTGCCAGAAGTTGCTGCTGTTGGGGCGTAAAATGACAGAGATCCGCGATTGCTTCTGGTGCGCCTTTGGTCGCAATTTCATATTTTTTCCCATCTGCTGATTGCCAAACGTGAGACATTGCCAGCAAATCCGGTGAGAGTGGGTACGCCTTTAACAACATCCAATCATTGTGCAAATGTTCGGTATTTGCAAGAGATCGATCTCCCAATT harbors:
- a CDS encoding cation-translocating P-type ATPase; translation: MVSPVIRLESTDRDSMSGLSERDAIAKLKRDGYNELPSAQARNILSIAWESIQDPIFLLLVGGGIIYWILGDLQEALILLGFVVFLTAISLYQEGKTEHALEALRDLSSPRALVIRDGKRKRIAGREVVRDDILMLAEGDRVPADAIVISCTNLSTDESLLTGESLPVRKVAAVGDVEMARPGGDELPFVYSGTLVVQGQGIVKVRSIGTQTEMGKIGNALQKVPPEVTPLQREMNRLVSRLFGIALALCVAIVIIYGATTGDWLKGVLAGITLAMAILPNEFPVVVTIFLALGAWRISQNHVLARRTSAVETVGSATVLCVDKTGTLTLNQMAVQQLFAYNHPENPQLYDLGLHSQVPLPEAVHELVEFCILASQRDPFDPMEKAFKQLGDRSLANTEHLHNDWMLLKAYPLSPDLLAMSHVWQSADGKKYEIATKGAPEAIADLCHFTPQQQQLLATQVSEMAAQGLRVLGVAKASLLDAPPPFLPPHPILTPEHLPNKQHDFPFQFLGLVGLSDPVRPTVAAAIQECHNAGIRVVMITGDYSETAQSIARQVGLLQTGDTITGAELDRMSDTELQQRIENTSIFARAVPEQKLRIVNALKDKGEVVAMTGDGVNDAPALKAAQIGIAMGQHGTDVARESAALVLLDDDFSSIVQAVKLGRRIFDNLRKAMSYLIAIHIPIAGMSLIPVLFKLPLVLLPIHVAFLHLIIDPACSIVLEAEPAEANVMKRPPRNPKEPLFGKKTLGLALLQGGGILVIILTVFAIATYRQQGELDIRALTFTTLIIANLGLILSESSTSRLSLKILKSPNPALWWVIGGGVFFMAIVLYIPFLRELFSFSFLHPIDLAICLGSGLISLLWFELLKQTKSRNI
- a CDS encoding rhodanese-like domain-containing protein, which encodes MSMPAGYYTIASVEKLKSQLDNSQTLLVDVREASEYRAGHIPNAINIPLQTLARNLSKIPTDRSVVLYCSSGYRSGMGVMTLHLFNYDNVQGFPPSFLGWKARGN
- a CDS encoding GIN domain-containing protein, whose product is MTGVGHIEAKNIQAKHMTIALTGVGGMTIEGAADSLDLNLEGVGGYQGERFKTKQAIVYSEGVGSAVLNVSDRLDVSVSGVGSVEYIGSPKVQKSGKGLGQVKQRTIAPN
- a CDS encoding PspC domain-containing protein, which produces MLYMSLIYVFLLVGPAIAAIAFFRRLSTRWHWFLLSVCVFYGISPLLVTWGAFGLAKQFGCSAEAVRFRCPDPVWLGDAISGLVMSHWLAIFAIPSAVVGAIGLLLSWILNHQRSRTSAGISEQPPATFYRSRRHKVIAGVCSALAQRWHQSLPLIRIVAVVLAIVTPGFIFLYLWCWLAFPIEPRSPQQPIGAQS
- a CDS encoding DUF3267 domain-containing protein, yielding MNRTTRTEALYVFRLTPEVLLIWTTLSLFLFILTASGASWYYAIIHHQTVSFSIKSAEGGIWQGIIGLVVLIAITFATTIIHELVHGIAFATFGGSPRYGLKVKYFLPLAYATSPGDIFRRNAFIVIILAPLLVIDIVSLLMLTIFPQAPWLIWVIAFNTSGAIGDIWISVQLLRCPKSIEVEDREESIAIYAPLNVTRQELPFTSSDKSRSSSGRKALLNIVLTTFVLMSIFGFLLLPILKILEAPSFAIDSNFFLLMRWENTQKGFSFKFTALSFVIVIFTLLLLTFITNMLRRLRLPF
- a CDS encoding thioredoxin family protein; the protein is MNTIKIEILGTGCKKCQHLEANAKEAVANLNLTAEVLHITDPVEIAMRGVMSTPALIINGKVVSKGQVISPEQIQPLLQT
- a CDS encoding permease translates to MFDPFYPFDWLATQIVTQLFGLPLGSHLGSSLHFFLYDVPKVLTLLIVISFLVGTFQSFLEPERVRSLLEGKRTFIGNVLAAMVGIVTPFCSCSAVPLFIGFLEAGVPLGVTFSYLMSAPMVNEVAVILLWGLFGLKVTLIYIGFGVGLAIAAGYIIGLLKLEKWVEPFVWELQKSRQLMTPDDEDNLKPVSLTWKQRFEQGRYQSSEIVRSVWLYVVGGIAIGAGIHGYVPTDFIIKYAGANNPFAVPIAVILGVPLYANIAGVMPITEALVNKGMPMGTVLAFTMAVTALSLPEMVILKKVLRPQLLATFIGLMTMGIISIGYIFNAIII
- a CDS encoding DUF3122 domain-containing protein encodes the protein MNFIYSNTSKIRPIRWLLAASICLLLVIFSPLTAFATVTQIEEAPGQMLYQSRQNLRDRTGKSWQVVAFKRVRPDGSEMVSLRLVGFLGAVELDHTQPLTLTTSMGQTLTAKDVTNEISQGATALANVGEYDIQPVLPQLQSEIPLELTLPMLTGGAIELQIPSIAIQEWQTIADR
- a CDS encoding alpha/beta fold hydrolase, producing the protein MNNLSHRQNHKQQPRVKTIALILLRILVAIAIALVIFPVLLLPSTTTVPPSIQILFAMAEIAWLVTISRFGFTVPIVLIEVAGFVAITLLAIFASQIFASTPPILDAKGQAIPNSIAVMEKVKLGGAEEWMTIRGKDSRNPVLLFLAVGPGGTQLVTARRALTRLEDRFVVVNWDQPGAGKSFDAIDRSKLTPDRYITDAHELVLNLRQRFGKEKVYVLGESWGSALGIMVVQRYPELFQAFIGTGQMVAFLENDRICYDFALRLAQERGDTKQVEKLKQQGPPPYYGKDVLWKSAAYLSETFDYMNKNPAIANSGFNTFQDLAGSEYGLYDKLNFVRGLLDTFGVVYPQLWDVDFRKQAKRLEVPVYFLIGRYDVNAPPKLTEEYFNLLTAPRKELIWFENSGHNPWMNETEKFVDTLA